In one window of Hyalangium gracile DNA:
- a CDS encoding bifunctional metallophosphatase/5'-nucleotidase, translated as MSRALIGLLCALVSASCMPVLDGEEYNLAGQEVRLSLLHTADIHSRLVPYDFAPLKTDTDLGLIPEAGPFGGATRIAAIIKRERAKADRMIHLDSGDCFQGAPIFNTNLGEVEFRFLSDVRLDAAVIGNHEFDAGAPNFVQKARDFATFPLLAANYAWDVPADSSNNGAAQVSSPYTMRVIKGLRVAIIGMANLSSLNSLVEGGNSLQATPLEQNEVARAYVDLLRPVSDLILITSHLGLVEDQQILLGYEAFYEYERARPFIEREKNPWKILEWSGEEGNPKSVVRVQIPGVSGIDAIFGGHLHVVLNPPQQVTDPSGRKVLLVHSGAFAKYVGRVDLVVKVPEEPQLDGAELVTHDFRVFPLDSLWCDDAMRSYYTSRFWDAGQFSSLPQVRAAIEACRNQEDRRTTGLLQEYILGMDFNLQLTSIFSYAPQDVARRNNSTGGDSPLGNVAADSMRKRRRVEAEMAITNSLGIRDNLYAGVITQESMFNVFPFENTINIMYLSGVEMQEMFDFVAERSAERGCVSQAQISGARFTMDCAQVQLNELRIPCDPDDGGAEKWCPKEGREGHAPYQCLEDINGSRCWAHPAIDIEVNGKPLDSNGTYRIAVNDYIAKGGSGFRVLKRNTTRIETGISLRDSLIGYMQGFCTCDDINNPDIPDEQKVSSTGEYCGSLVNGRRVIDEQLKGFCRQAAAFKTMLTEGTFGTCACRDLLDKPLNDTLAKSCDTSNRAVTEKVKELQATCGAVGPYTGRCSCRDALAGTNPICGTITPQLRSFCENPTSRAIANANEDGRIGRRVK; from the coding sequence ATGAGTCGTGCCCTGATCGGCCTCCTGTGCGCCCTGGTTTCCGCCTCGTGCATGCCCGTGCTGGACGGCGAGGAATACAACCTGGCGGGCCAGGAAGTTCGCCTCTCCCTGCTGCATACCGCGGACATCCACTCGCGGCTCGTTCCTTATGACTTCGCGCCGCTGAAGACGGACACGGACCTGGGGCTCATCCCCGAGGCCGGCCCCTTCGGAGGCGCCACGCGCATCGCGGCGATCATCAAGCGCGAGCGCGCCAAGGCCGACCGCATGATCCACCTGGACTCGGGAGACTGCTTCCAGGGCGCGCCCATCTTCAACACCAACCTGGGCGAGGTGGAGTTCCGCTTCCTCTCGGACGTGCGGCTGGACGCGGCGGTGATCGGCAACCACGAGTTCGACGCGGGCGCGCCCAACTTCGTGCAGAAGGCGCGCGACTTCGCCACCTTCCCCCTGCTGGCCGCCAACTACGCCTGGGACGTGCCCGCCGACAGCAGCAACAACGGCGCCGCCCAGGTGTCCTCGCCCTACACCATGCGCGTCATCAAGGGCCTGCGGGTGGCCATCATCGGCATGGCCAACCTCTCCTCGCTCAACTCGCTGGTGGAGGGCGGCAACTCCCTGCAGGCCACGCCGCTGGAGCAGAACGAGGTGGCGCGCGCCTACGTGGATCTGCTGCGCCCCGTCTCGGATCTGATCCTCATCACCAGCCACCTGGGCCTCGTGGAGGATCAGCAGATCCTCCTGGGCTACGAGGCCTTCTACGAGTACGAGCGTGCCAGGCCCTTCATCGAGCGCGAGAAGAACCCGTGGAAGATCCTCGAGTGGTCCGGCGAGGAGGGCAACCCCAAGTCCGTGGTCCGCGTGCAGATCCCCGGCGTGTCCGGCATCGACGCCATCTTCGGTGGCCACCTGCACGTGGTGCTCAACCCGCCGCAGCAGGTGACGGACCCCAGCGGCCGCAAGGTGCTGCTGGTCCACTCCGGCGCGTTCGCCAAGTACGTGGGCCGCGTGGACCTGGTGGTGAAGGTGCCCGAGGAGCCCCAGCTGGACGGCGCGGAGCTCGTCACCCACGACTTCCGCGTCTTCCCGCTGGACTCGCTCTGGTGCGATGACGCCATGCGCTCCTACTACACCTCGCGGTTCTGGGACGCGGGCCAGTTCTCCTCGCTGCCGCAGGTGCGCGCGGCCATCGAGGCGTGCCGCAACCAGGAGGACCGCAGGACGACGGGCCTGCTCCAGGAGTACATCCTGGGCATGGACTTCAACCTCCAGCTGACGTCCATCTTCTCGTACGCGCCGCAGGACGTGGCGCGCCGCAACAACTCCACGGGCGGAGACTCGCCGCTGGGCAACGTCGCCGCGGACTCCATGCGCAAGCGCCGCCGCGTGGAGGCGGAGATGGCCATCACCAACTCGCTGGGCATCCGCGACAACCTCTACGCCGGCGTCATCACCCAGGAGTCCATGTTCAACGTGTTCCCCTTCGAGAACACGATCAACATCATGTACCTGTCCGGCGTGGAGATGCAGGAGATGTTCGACTTCGTCGCCGAGCGCTCCGCCGAGCGCGGCTGCGTCAGCCAGGCGCAGATCTCCGGCGCGCGCTTCACCATGGACTGCGCCCAGGTGCAGCTCAACGAGCTGCGCATCCCCTGCGATCCGGACGATGGCGGCGCCGAGAAGTGGTGCCCCAAGGAGGGCCGCGAAGGCCACGCCCCCTACCAGTGCCTGGAGGACATCAACGGCAGCCGCTGCTGGGCCCACCCGGCCATCGACATCGAGGTCAACGGCAAGCCGCTGGACTCCAACGGCACCTACCGCATCGCCGTCAACGACTACATCGCCAAGGGCGGCTCGGGCTTCCGGGTGCTCAAGCGCAACACCACGCGCATCGAGACGGGCATCAGCCTGAGAGACTCGCTCATCGGCTACATGCAGGGCTTCTGCACCTGCGACGACATCAACAACCCGGACATCCCCGACGAGCAGAAGGTCTCCAGCACGGGCGAGTACTGCGGCTCCCTGGTCAACGGCCGGCGGGTGATCGACGAGCAGCTGAAGGGCTTCTGCCGACAGGCGGCCGCCTTCAAGACGATGCTGACGGAAGGGACGTTCGGCACCTGCGCCTGCCGCGACCTGCTGGACAAGCCCCTGAACGACACGCTCGCGAAGAGCTGCGACACGTCGAACAGGGCCGTCACCGAGAAGGTCAAGGAGCTGCAGGCGACGTGCGGCGCGGTCGGCCCCTACACGGGCCGCTGCAGCTGTCGTGACGCCCTGGCGGGCACCAACCCCATCTGCGGCACCATCACGCCGCAGCTCCGCAGCTTCTGCGAGAACCCCACCTCCCGGGCTATCGCCAACGCGAACGAGGACGGCCGCATCGGCCGGAGGGTGAAGTGA
- a CDS encoding single stranded DNA-binding domain-containing protein: MKRLLLVTALAAAGCYSEDGRIGTTGNTSGISTFRVEARELIGVEYEKNSAGDVIGEIRSPLSVVSACLAKYGNDAAKVPAAVKGTTECPYSIPKHMVDVTLAITALDGQGKPLESFNGPVSYRVTPGDITGIYPLRWTQLTHGVGTGTVRVAHIYGPVRIWVQDEPPQVEFSDGGVKDAGALPPSSSGPYSYATGLTAPIYFEEPTLGRVQEPEAYNNNRLSPFAGQFLTVGRPPESGPPLVQSCPPGYTASDGGVDGGVDGGMKDPNDGKLVTMVVTGLDPGGFFVTDMTACRVREFTGTGANVRTPEPDGYLPGTYASLYVYNYSFPEGLYPGDLLWSLSGSVQEFTGTTQLTFPAWIIRERVREGPPETWGKYLDQVPVPELNLRHCGLDNVVTPYVTDALCGQSYGNMKMESLESALVKLRRVRFPQAFKSCDANGNGAVPFFCQGPSGGAWQSCADEPPSAADAAEMQCNIDCTVGLGEFAGKVCAERTSYLGFGQFPVELSGPGPRVAGLDEALDKRTQIIKVSDISARTTTALTTGVNGQGQVRVWCDTPVRVKFGPSSVEATTADQPLAARARLDHVLTGNEVHVAFLADGPLQGKGECHVALNSRTRVNIITRDAVPELRVDCSETDPDAERARQCRLLRAATYNVTGHVRQVTAARPRWMIMPRDADDICCFPGPEAECPRPIKQCPPEPQP, translated from the coding sequence ATGAAGCGCCTGCTCCTGGTGACGGCCCTGGCGGCCGCTGGCTGCTACTCCGAGGATGGGAGGATTGGCACCACGGGGAACACCTCGGGGATCAGCACCTTCCGCGTCGAGGCCCGGGAGCTCATCGGCGTGGAGTACGAGAAGAACTCCGCCGGAGACGTGATCGGAGAGATCCGCTCGCCGCTGAGCGTGGTGAGCGCCTGCCTGGCGAAGTACGGCAACGACGCGGCCAAGGTGCCCGCCGCGGTGAAGGGGACGACGGAGTGCCCCTACTCCATCCCCAAGCACATGGTGGACGTCACCCTGGCCATCACCGCGCTGGACGGGCAGGGCAAGCCGCTCGAGTCCTTCAATGGCCCGGTCTCCTATCGCGTCACGCCGGGCGACATCACCGGCATCTACCCCCTGCGGTGGACCCAGCTCACCCACGGCGTGGGCACGGGCACCGTCCGGGTGGCCCACATCTACGGCCCGGTCCGCATCTGGGTGCAGGACGAGCCGCCCCAGGTGGAGTTCTCCGACGGCGGGGTGAAGGACGCAGGCGCGCTGCCGCCCTCGAGCAGCGGCCCGTACAGCTACGCCACGGGCCTCACGGCGCCCATCTACTTCGAGGAGCCCACGCTCGGGCGCGTGCAGGAGCCGGAGGCCTACAACAACAACCGCCTGTCGCCCTTCGCCGGCCAGTTCCTCACCGTCGGCCGGCCCCCCGAGTCCGGCCCACCGCTCGTGCAGAGCTGCCCGCCGGGGTACACCGCGAGCGACGGGGGCGTGGACGGAGGGGTGGACGGAGGGATGAAGGATCCCAATGACGGCAAGCTCGTCACCATGGTGGTGACGGGGCTGGATCCGGGCGGCTTCTTCGTCACGGACATGACGGCCTGCCGCGTGAGGGAGTTCACCGGCACCGGCGCCAACGTCCGCACACCCGAGCCGGACGGCTACCTGCCCGGCACGTATGCCTCGCTGTACGTCTACAACTACTCGTTCCCCGAGGGGCTCTACCCCGGGGATCTGCTCTGGTCGCTGTCCGGCTCGGTGCAGGAGTTCACGGGCACCACGCAGCTGACGTTCCCGGCGTGGATCATCCGCGAGCGGGTGCGCGAGGGGCCGCCCGAGACGTGGGGCAAGTACCTCGATCAGGTGCCGGTGCCGGAGCTGAACCTGCGCCACTGCGGCCTGGACAACGTGGTGACGCCCTACGTCACCGACGCGCTGTGCGGCCAGAGCTACGGCAACATGAAGATGGAGAGCCTGGAGTCCGCGCTGGTGAAGCTGCGGCGGGTGCGCTTTCCCCAGGCCTTCAAGAGCTGTGACGCCAACGGCAACGGCGCCGTCCCCTTCTTCTGCCAGGGCCCCAGCGGTGGCGCGTGGCAGAGCTGCGCCGACGAGCCCCCCAGCGCCGCGGACGCGGCCGAGATGCAGTGCAACATCGACTGCACGGTGGGCCTGGGCGAGTTCGCGGGCAAGGTCTGCGCCGAGCGCACCTCGTACCTGGGCTTCGGCCAGTTCCCCGTGGAGCTGTCCGGCCCGGGTCCGCGCGTGGCGGGGCTGGATGAGGCGCTGGACAAGCGGACCCAGATCATCAAGGTCTCCGACATCAGCGCGCGGACGACCACGGCGCTCACCACGGGCGTCAACGGCCAGGGCCAGGTGCGCGTGTGGTGCGACACGCCGGTGCGGGTGAAGTTCGGCCCCTCCAGCGTGGAGGCCACCACCGCGGATCAGCCGCTGGCGGCCCGGGCGCGCCTGGATCACGTGCTGACGGGCAACGAGGTGCACGTGGCCTTCCTCGCGGACGGCCCCCTCCAGGGCAAGGGCGAGTGCCACGTGGCGCTCAACAGCCGCACCCGCGTCAACATCATCACCCGGGACGCGGTGCCGGAGCTCCGGGTGGACTGCAGCGAGACGGACCCGGACGCCGAGCGCGCCCGGCAGTGCCGGCTGCTGCGCGCGGCCACCTACAACGTGACGGGCCACGTGCGGCAGGTCACGGCCGCCCGCCCGCGGTGGATGATCATGCCGCGAGACGCGGATGACATCTGCTGCTTCCCGGGGCCGGAGGCCGAGTGCCCCCGTCCCATCAAGCAGTGCCCGCCGGAACCGCAGCCGTAG
- a CDS encoding PAS domain-containing protein has translation MTSLADFLSVHRDALVERFKARVEQTLAPRGLSSSELEDHLPDFLEAVTEAIRDDAWPPARVFAHDATAEQHGRQRLRVGFDLDALTREYGLLRDCIFELLEEQGVMPSLRELRILSDCVSAATADSVTQYVAYSQGRQREGEERLQAIIDNAPAAIYVTDVEGRCLVANRRLESIFGLSKEAILGRTDYERLPKEVADVTRGNDRRVLAENRPLQVEEVIPQADGLHTYISLKFPLHDAEGRPNAVGGISTDITERIQAQQALRETQQRLRTVLSHLPVILWAIDARGVVTLMEGKGVERAGLKADTFVGQSLFELFQGMSWVVTNVRRALAGEEFVAEEEGEGRWFEVHYIPHRSAAGVVEGAMGLTLDVTERKRTQDFQQRLLGIVGHDIRNPISAISLSAVTLLKQEGLPQGYLRPLQRIASSADRIEKLVATLLDFTRVQFGQPLPLQYERVVLGTLAEQVCDEVRGASPRARVELTVTGDTRGAWDPGRLMQVMGNLLTNALRHGQPEAPVRVSCQGEEGAVTFEVHNEGAPIPEAVQAQLFKPFRGGEQARAHAREGLGLGLYIVREIVTAHGGTVTFESTAERGTTFTVRLPREPVAGA, from the coding sequence ATGACATCCCTGGCTGACTTCCTGTCGGTCCACAGAGACGCGCTCGTGGAGCGCTTCAAGGCGCGCGTGGAGCAGACGCTGGCGCCGCGAGGGCTCTCCTCGAGCGAGCTGGAGGACCACCTGCCCGACTTCCTGGAGGCGGTCACCGAGGCCATCCGGGACGACGCCTGGCCTCCGGCGCGAGTCTTCGCCCACGACGCCACGGCGGAACAGCATGGGCGCCAGCGCTTGCGGGTGGGCTTCGACCTGGACGCGCTCACCCGCGAGTACGGCCTGCTGCGCGACTGCATCTTCGAGCTGCTCGAGGAGCAGGGGGTGATGCCCTCACTCCGGGAACTGCGCATCCTCTCGGACTGCGTGTCCGCCGCCACCGCCGACTCGGTGACGCAGTACGTGGCCTACAGCCAGGGCCGCCAGCGCGAGGGCGAGGAGCGGCTCCAGGCCATCATCGACAACGCCCCGGCCGCCATCTACGTGACGGACGTGGAGGGGCGCTGCCTGGTGGCCAACCGCCGGCTGGAGAGCATCTTCGGCCTGTCCAAGGAGGCCATCCTGGGCAGGACGGACTACGAGCGCCTCCCGAAGGAGGTAGCGGACGTCACCCGGGGCAATGACCGGCGCGTGCTGGCGGAGAACCGGCCCCTGCAGGTGGAGGAGGTGATTCCCCAGGCGGACGGCCTGCATACGTACATCTCCCTGAAGTTCCCGCTCCACGATGCCGAGGGGAGGCCCAACGCCGTGGGCGGCATCTCCACCGACATCACCGAGCGCATCCAGGCGCAGCAGGCGCTGCGAGAGACGCAGCAGCGGCTCCGCACGGTGCTGAGCCACCTGCCCGTCATCCTCTGGGCCATCGATGCGCGGGGCGTCGTCACCCTGATGGAGGGCAAGGGGGTGGAGCGGGCGGGCTTGAAGGCCGACACCTTCGTGGGGCAGTCGCTCTTCGAGCTGTTCCAGGGCATGTCCTGGGTCGTCACCAACGTGCGCAGGGCGCTGGCCGGCGAGGAGTTCGTCGCCGAGGAGGAGGGCGAGGGCCGCTGGTTCGAGGTCCACTACATTCCCCACCGGAGCGCGGCGGGAGTGGTGGAAGGGGCCATGGGGCTGACGCTGGATGTGACGGAGCGCAAGCGCACCCAGGACTTCCAGCAGCGGCTGCTGGGCATCGTGGGGCACGACATCCGCAACCCCATCTCCGCCATCAGCCTGAGCGCCGTCACGCTGCTCAAGCAGGAGGGACTGCCGCAGGGCTACCTGCGCCCCCTGCAGCGCATCGCCAGCAGCGCGGATCGGATCGAGAAGCTCGTCGCCACCCTGCTGGACTTTACCCGCGTGCAGTTCGGTCAGCCCCTGCCGCTCCAGTACGAGCGCGTGGTGCTGGGCACGCTGGCGGAGCAGGTCTGTGACGAGGTGCGCGGGGCCTCGCCTCGGGCCCGGGTGGAGCTCACCGTCACGGGGGACACGAGGGGAGCGTGGGATCCGGGGCGGCTGATGCAGGTGATGGGCAACCTGCTCACCAATGCGCTGCGCCACGGCCAGCCGGAGGCGCCCGTGAGGGTGAGCTGCCAGGGCGAGGAGGGCGCGGTGACGTTCGAGGTGCACAACGAGGGCGCGCCCATCCCCGAGGCGGTGCAGGCCCAGCTCTTCAAGCCGTTCCGGGGAGGGGAGCAGGCGCGGGCCCATGCGAGGGAAGGCCTGGGCCTGGGGCTCTACATCGTCCGGGAGATCGTGACGGCCCACGGAGGCACCGTCACCTTCGAGTCCACCGCGGAGCGCGGCACCACCTTCACCGTGCGGCTGCCTCGGGAGCCCGTGGCCGGCGCCTGA
- a CDS encoding sensor histidine kinase — MSLKARWLASMLGVVFVGMAIITLASSRISFYGASRGAYEWLDGIYRNAIGSFHRQLFERLDAQARLLARVPAVQEAISTRHLLELQSQLEVLGGLQEEDFWAVVGEDGAVIATSHPSCILTGVRGRPDSTVKPVRRVLMCGRVPVFAVTAPVMAGERFEGWLVLGAPANEAYADAYYSAGGAEVVLIDRQGTLVSTFLDSKGQRLTPDLGAVPAERLWAEAGHFGKYRVGVPGYRGYLAGSQPLAVGESVVSSYLYVVPLLASQPEVPVRAVLLVPSETLDIGAFYSTLTMIAFSCLLLLPFLGFIVWRLVNSFMKPIAMLGEMTARVAEGDLECELPVKRKDELGQLSHDFNVMVEKLRETQLQLSHSEKMAAIGQLAAGVGHEINNPLSYVGANITFARETLAELSGTAESAPAQPLPLEVTARLQEVSQALEEAQDGAERVGRIVKELRAFARSDHQEEKQALSIRPVIETALKIVSNTLRHRARVTCDFQQTAAVLANEARLVQVFINLLVNAAQAMPEGHAHENEVRITTSMGTNRSGTVGFVVIEVSDTGTGMPPEVLQRIFEPFFTTRPVGQGTGLGLSTSRNIIEGYGGSLTARSTPGKGSTFRISLPALMPDVMASKPTAMASGAPEVPRRVFVADSQGGSSGTQGGL, encoded by the coding sequence ATGTCGCTCAAGGCACGGTGGCTCGCAAGCATGCTGGGGGTGGTGTTCGTCGGCATGGCCATCATCACCCTGGCCAGCTCCCGGATCAGCTTCTATGGCGCCTCGAGAGGCGCCTACGAGTGGCTGGACGGCATCTACCGCAACGCCATCGGCTCCTTCCACCGGCAGCTCTTCGAGCGGCTGGATGCGCAGGCCCGGCTCCTGGCGCGCGTGCCCGCCGTCCAGGAGGCCATCTCGACCCGGCACCTGCTGGAGCTGCAGTCGCAGCTGGAGGTGCTCGGAGGGCTCCAGGAGGAGGACTTCTGGGCCGTGGTGGGCGAGGACGGCGCGGTGATCGCCACCAGCCACCCCTCCTGCATCCTGACGGGAGTGCGCGGCAGGCCCGACTCCACCGTCAAGCCCGTGCGGCGGGTGCTGATGTGTGGCCGCGTCCCGGTGTTCGCGGTGACGGCGCCGGTGATGGCGGGGGAGAGGTTCGAGGGCTGGCTCGTCCTGGGCGCCCCGGCCAACGAGGCCTACGCGGATGCCTACTACTCCGCGGGCGGGGCGGAGGTGGTGCTCATCGACCGGCAGGGGACGCTGGTCAGCACCTTCCTGGACTCCAAGGGCCAGCGCCTCACGCCCGATCTCGGGGCGGTGCCCGCCGAGCGGCTGTGGGCCGAGGCCGGCCACTTCGGCAAGTACCGGGTGGGCGTGCCTGGCTACCGGGGCTACCTGGCTGGCAGCCAGCCGCTGGCGGTGGGCGAGTCCGTGGTTTCCAGCTACCTGTATGTCGTCCCGCTGCTCGCGAGTCAGCCCGAGGTGCCTGTCCGGGCCGTGCTCCTCGTGCCCTCGGAGACGCTGGACATCGGGGCGTTCTACAGCACGCTGACGATGATCGCCTTCAGCTGCCTGCTGCTGCTGCCATTCCTGGGGTTCATCGTCTGGAGGCTCGTCAACAGCTTCATGAAGCCCATCGCGATGCTCGGGGAGATGACGGCTCGGGTGGCGGAGGGGGACCTGGAGTGCGAGCTCCCCGTGAAGCGCAAGGACGAGCTGGGCCAGCTCTCCCATGACTTCAACGTGATGGTGGAGAAGCTGAGGGAGACGCAGCTCCAGCTCTCGCACTCGGAGAAGATGGCCGCCATCGGTCAGCTCGCCGCCGGGGTGGGGCACGAGATCAACAATCCGCTGTCCTACGTGGGGGCCAACATCACCTTCGCCCGCGAGACGCTCGCGGAGCTGAGCGGCACGGCGGAGAGCGCGCCCGCGCAGCCCCTGCCTCTCGAGGTGACAGCGCGGCTCCAGGAGGTCTCCCAGGCGCTCGAGGAGGCGCAGGATGGGGCCGAGCGCGTGGGCCGGATCGTCAAGGAGCTGCGCGCCTTCGCCCGCTCCGATCATCAGGAGGAGAAGCAGGCGCTGTCGATCCGCCCCGTCATCGAGACGGCCCTGAAGATCGTCTCCAACACGCTGCGGCATCGGGCGCGCGTCACCTGTGACTTCCAGCAGACGGCCGCGGTGCTGGCCAACGAGGCCCGGCTGGTCCAGGTCTTCATCAACCTGCTCGTCAACGCGGCGCAGGCCATGCCGGAGGGGCACGCCCACGAGAACGAGGTCCGCATCACCACGTCCATGGGGACGAACCGCTCGGGGACGGTCGGCTTCGTGGTGATCGAGGTGAGCGACACGGGCACGGGGATGCCTCCGGAGGTGCTCCAGCGCATCTTCGAGCCCTTCTTCACCACCCGGCCCGTGGGGCAGGGCACGGGGCTGGGCCTGTCCACCTCCCGCAACATCATCGAGGGGTACGGCGGCAGCCTTACGGCCCGGAGCACACCGGGCAAGGGCAGCACCTTCCGCATCAGCCTGCCGGCCCTGATGCCGGACGTGATGGCGAGCAAGCCGACGGCCATGGCGTCCGGTGCGCCGGAGGTGCCGAGGCGAGTCTTCGTGGCGGACTCACAGGGTGGATCGAGCGGGACTCAGGGAGGGCTGTGA
- a CDS encoding GspE/PulE family protein yields MAAPVSNVTRSQSDFSTTFVLEALVAQGLLNPQQAQEILAREPAARARVLKAKSQAGSKEAARYDVSPVEIVAAFQVPMPENRGVLDEDRVTEAAARAAGMPYRKIDPLKLDMALATRTVSRPFALKHALLPLERTQQGRLVVAVANPFDRELFENLYRLAGLPIEPVLSAKSDILKSIAEIYGFKKTLARAADDFAASPQLTNFEQLVSLSGTQELDAADKPVVQAVDYLLRYAFDNRASDIHIEPKRAQSHVRLRIDGVLHTVYTLPAGVHPPIVSRVKMLSRMDISEKRKPQDGRIKTERESREVELRVSTLPTAFGEKVVIRIFDPDTLVQDIAQLGFEPDEKDAFESWIDQPHGLILVTGPTGSGKTTTLYSALKAVAGPDVNVTTIEDPIEMVWEGFNQVQVQPKVGLDFAGALRHILRQDPDVIMVGEIRDSETAENAIQSALTGHLVLSTLHTNDAIGAVARMKDLSVPPFLLSQSLVGLMAQRLLRRICVHCAQEASLTPDELTALMVPIPLLPGGVKLRKGTGCVRCRGTGYFGRTGVFEIVSIGQELKELITQQAPHHELVEAARRAGMRTLREAGVRKLAQGLTTFDEVMRMTSV; encoded by the coding sequence TTGGCAGCGCCCGTAAGCAACGTCACCCGGAGCCAGTCGGACTTCAGCACCACCTTCGTGCTCGAGGCCCTGGTGGCCCAGGGCCTGCTCAACCCGCAGCAGGCCCAGGAGATCCTGGCGCGCGAGCCGGCCGCTCGCGCGCGCGTCCTCAAGGCGAAGTCCCAGGCCGGCTCCAAGGAGGCGGCACGTTATGACGTGTCGCCGGTGGAGATCGTCGCGGCCTTCCAGGTGCCGATGCCGGAGAACCGGGGCGTGCTCGACGAGGACCGGGTGACGGAGGCCGCCGCGCGCGCCGCCGGTATGCCGTACCGGAAGATCGACCCGCTCAAGCTGGACATGGCGCTGGCCACGCGCACCGTGTCCCGCCCCTTCGCGCTGAAGCACGCGCTGCTGCCGCTGGAGCGCACGCAGCAGGGGCGGCTCGTGGTGGCGGTGGCCAACCCGTTCGATCGCGAGCTGTTCGAGAACCTCTACCGGCTGGCGGGCCTGCCCATCGAGCCGGTGCTGTCGGCCAAGTCGGACATCCTCAAGTCCATCGCGGAGATCTACGGCTTCAAGAAGACGCTGGCCCGGGCCGCGGACGACTTCGCCGCCTCGCCGCAGCTCACCAACTTCGAGCAATTGGTGTCGCTCAGCGGCACCCAGGAGCTGGATGCCGCGGACAAGCCCGTGGTGCAGGCGGTGGACTACCTGCTGCGCTACGCCTTCGACAACCGCGCCTCGGACATCCACATCGAGCCCAAGCGCGCCCAGTCCCACGTGCGCCTGCGCATCGATGGCGTGCTGCACACCGTCTACACGCTGCCGGCCGGTGTGCACCCGCCCATCGTCTCGCGCGTGAAGATGCTCTCGCGCATGGACATCTCCGAGAAGCGCAAGCCGCAGGACGGGCGCATCAAGACGGAGCGCGAGAGCCGCGAGGTGGAGCTGCGTGTGTCCACCCTGCCCACCGCCTTCGGCGAGAAGGTGGTCATCCGTATCTTCGATCCGGACACGCTGGTGCAGGACATCGCCCAGCTGGGCTTCGAGCCAGACGAGAAGGACGCCTTCGAGTCCTGGATCGACCAGCCGCACGGGCTCATCCTGGTGACGGGCCCCACGGGCAGCGGCAAGACGACGACGCTGTACTCGGCGCTCAAGGCGGTGGCCGGCCCGGACGTGAACGTCACCACCATCGAGGATCCGATCGAGATGGTGTGGGAGGGCTTCAACCAGGTGCAGGTGCAGCCCAAGGTGGGGCTGGACTTCGCCGGGGCGCTGCGCCACATCCTGCGCCAGGACCCGGACGTCATCATGGTGGGCGAGATCCGCGACTCGGAGACGGCGGAGAACGCCATCCAGTCCGCGCTCACCGGCCACCTGGTGCTCTCCACGCTGCACACCAACGATGCCATCGGCGCGGTGGCCCGCATGAAGGACCTGAGCGTGCCGCCCTTCCTGCTCTCGCAGAGCCTGGTGGGGCTGATGGCCCAGCGCCTGCTGCGGCGCATCTGCGTGCACTGCGCGCAGGAGGCCTCGCTCACCCCGGACGAGCTCACGGCGCTGATGGTGCCCATCCCGCTGCTGCCTGGCGGGGTGAAGCTGCGCAAGGGCACCGGGTGCGTGCGCTGCCGCGGCACGGGCTACTTCGGCCGCACCGGCGTGTTCGAGATCGTCAGCATCGGGCAGGAGCTCAAGGAGCTCATCACCCAGCAGGCCCCTCATCACGAGCTGGTGGAGGCCGCCCGCCGTGCGGGAATGCGCACACTGCGTGAAGCCGGGGTGCGCAAGCTGGCCCAGGGCCTTACCACGTTTGACGAGGTGATGAGGATGACCTCGGTGTGA